From Odontesthes bonariensis isolate fOdoBon6 chromosome 21, fOdoBon6.hap1, whole genome shotgun sequence, a single genomic window includes:
- the jpt1b gene encoding jupiter microtubule associated homolog 1b — MTTTTNFQGMDPGAKSSSRVLRPPGGDSSFTFGTDDENPQRKNKMASSIFAEPDDPHAHRRNNPPSGAPTGTLCGEPSAPLRRCQQPLLFPKNPEPELTTIHNSGAAMVWNQRREVENGQEQANDECPDFEEEQEEREQKETSQSPDPSGAGSAAAGGRRNPPGGKSSLILG, encoded by the exons ATGACGACGACAACCAACTTTCAAGGAATGGACCCTGGTGCTAAAAGCAGTTCCAG GGTACTCCGACCGCCAGGTGGGGACTCCAGCTTCACCTTTGGCACAGATGACGAGAACCCCCAGCGCAAGAACAAGATGGCCTCTAGCATCTTCGCAGAGCCTGATGACCCTCATGCTCATCGGAGGAACAATCCACCCA GCGGGGCACCCACAGGAACCCTGTGCGGGGAGCCATCAGCCCCACTGAGGCGGTGCCAGCAGCCTCTCCTTTTTCCCAAGAATCCTGAGCCGGAACTGACCACCATCCACAACTCTGGAGCCGCCATGGTCTGGAACCAGAGACGAGAG GTTGAGAACGGGCAAGAACAAGCAAACGATG AGTGTCCTGACtttgaggaggagcaggaagagcGGGAGCAGAAGGAGACATCACAGTCCCCTGACCCGTCGGGAGCCGGCAGCGCTGCTGCGGGCGGCCGAAGAAACCCTCCCGGTGGCAAGTCCAGCCTCATCCTGGGTTGA
- the sumo2b gene encoding small ubiquitin-related modifier 2 gives MADEKPKEAVKTENNEHINLKVAGQDGSVVQFKIKRHTPLIKLMKAYCERQGLSMRQIRFRFDGQPINETDTPAQLEMEDEDTIDVFQQQTGGLI, from the exons ATGGCTGATGAAAAACCGAAG GAGGCGGTGAAGACAGAAAACAACGAACACATAAACCTGAAGGTAGCAGGTCAGGATGGATCTGTTGTGCAGTTTAAGATCAAAAGACACACGCCGCTCATCAAACTCATGAAGGCCTACTGTGAGAGACAG GGACTGTCAATGAGGCAAATCAGGTTCAGATTTGACGGACAGCCGATAAATGAGACAGACACACCAGCACAG TTGGAAATGGAAGATGAAGACACAATTGACGTGTTTCAACAACAGACGGGAGGCCTGATTTAA